The Triticum dicoccoides isolate Atlit2015 ecotype Zavitan unplaced genomic scaffold, WEW_v2.0 scaffold109464, whole genome shotgun sequence region TATTCCCGCGGATCAACCCACCCACCTAATTAGGACCAGCGCATACGACTAGTTATTCTGCACGCTCACTTAGTTTAGCTCCaccgtgtgtgtgtgtctatattaaTATTGATATACCATTAATAAAATATAGAAATCCCTCTTTAAATCAATAGGTGCAGGTAGTTGGTACTAGATTATTTTCAAGAAAAATATGTAGCCGCTGGTGACTGTCATGTCTATGGCCATCTGATCGGTGACCTCACAAGGGTCGACACAAAAATATTTAGAATAGCTACTCGCATCCATTGAGATATCTGACTGGCTTTAAAATTCATTGGTTTCCCCTTTCCTGTCTTCATGCATGCATGGCTAATAAGATGAGATGTTAATATAAAACTGTTCTTAATTATGACTCGAATTTTCGATGATCAACACAGATTGCTTGGTTTTAGAGAATAACTGACGGTGGGTGCAAGATGCTTTCGTCAAGATTGCTGCGTATTGCGAACAACCAGCCCGAGTCCTGGAGATGGATTTCCCTCCCAGGCTCAAGGTTTGCTCACATAAAATTTGCACCATGAAACTTTGTCCACGGCACTTATTCAAAACAAGATCAAAAAAATTGGGGCTTTATTAATGAAGTACTTACTCCGTCCCGtaatgtaagacgctttttgacactacactagtatcaaaaaacgtcttacattacgggacggagggagtatattataacCTGAAATTGGGGCTTTATCATGATCAGATCTGCCGAATGTGCGGAGCTCCTAAGTGTGTACTTCCTCGCGGTCACTGGAGAGGTCAAACCAAGGGACCTGTCTGCAGGGAAAAGCTACTCGGTTTACCTAGTGTACAAGCTGGCGACCAACACATCTGGTATAAAAGGTTATGTGCAGTCGTCGTCGCTCAGGCTCTACGGGGAGCACATCGTCGCCACCAACAAGGTTAGTCTCGACCCTGAAACGCACATGTCGGTCAATGATGTTATCTACCCTATCACGAGGGGCGATGGCTGGTTGGAGCTTAAGTTGGCGGACTTCGCAAACGATGACGAGATGCTACAAGAGAAGGGGGTGATCGTGGATCTCCGTGATGAGGACGTCACCGTTGAGAAGAGAGGACTCATCGTGGAGGGTATGGAGTTCAGGAGCAACTAGCTGCACGCACCAGATATGTCATTTGTGGCAATGCTATATATTCATGTATTGATGTGTAATAAGCCTAGACTCGCAAACATTCATTAAGTGGCTAAGTCCAGAAGTCAGCGATCCGTTCATTTGCACGGACTGTATCA contains the following coding sequences:
- the LOC119342923 gene encoding F-box protein At2g02240-like — translated: MLSSRLLRIANNQPESWRWISLPGSRSAECAELLSVYFLAVTGEVKPRDLSAGKSYSVYLVYKLATNTSGIKGYVQSSSLRLYGEHIVATNKVSLDPETHMSVNDVIYPITRGDGWLELKLADFANDDEMLQEKGVIVDLRDEDVTVEKRGLIVEGMEFRSN